From the Myripristis murdjan chromosome 14, fMyrMur1.1, whole genome shotgun sequence genome, one window contains:
- the LOC115372022 gene encoding histone H1-like, with protein MAEVAPAPAAAAPAKAPKKKSTKPKKTGPSVGELIVKAVSASKERGGVSLAALKKALAAGGYDVDKNKARVKIAVKKLVTKGTLLQTKGTGASGSFKLNKKIKADKPKKKPAAKKPAAKPKKAAAKKPKAAAKPKKAAAKKPAAAKKSPKKVKKAAAPKKAAKSPKKAAKKPAAKAKKPAAKAKKPAVKKAAKPKAKKAAPKKK; from the coding sequence ATGGCAGAAGTAGCTCCAGCCCCGGCTGCCGCCGCCCCGGCGAAAGCCCCCAAGAAGAAGAGCACCAAGCCCAAGAAGACCGGCCCCAGCGTCGGGGAGCTCATCGTGAAAGCCGTGTCCGCCTCCAAGGAGCGCGGCGGCGTCTCTCTGGCCGCCCTCAAGAAGGCTCTGGCCGCTGGGGGTTACGACGTGGACAAGAACAAGGCCCGCGTCAAGATCGCCGTCAAGAAGTTGGTGACGAAAGGTACACTGCTTCAGACAAAGGGCACCGGGGCCTCCGGATCTTTCAAGCTCAACAAGAAGATCAAGGCTGACAAGCCCAAGAAGAAGCCCGCGGCCAAGAAGCCCGCAGCCAAACCCAAGAAAGCCGCCGCGAAGAAACCCAAAGCGGCCGCCAAGCCTAAGAAGGCCGCAGCCAAGAAACCCGCAGCCGCCAAGAAGTCTCCAAAGAAGGTCAAGAAGGCGGCAGCGCCCAAGAAAGCCGCCAAGAGCCCCAAGAAAGCAGCTAAGAAACCTGCTGCCAAAGCGAAGAAGCCCGCCGCTAAAGCCAAGAAGCCCGCGGTGAAGAAGGCCGCCAAGCCCAAAGCCAAGAAGGCAGCCCCCA